The window GTGGGCCGGGGCGCCCGACGCCGGGTCCGGCAGGGTGTCCCCGGCTGCCGCGGACCCGGGGCGGCCCCGCCTCCGGGGCGTCCGATCGGGGAAGGCGGTGCGAGAATCCGATCCGCGGACAGGCTCCTGGGGCCGGTGTGACCTACGCGACTGGCCGCGCGGATACACCCGGGGGTATGGTGGGGGCACGGGCGGAAGGAGACCAGATGAAGCCTGAAATGGTGGGCGACGCCATCACGCGACTCAAGCGCGCGCAGGGCCAGCTCTCCGGTGTCATCTCGATGATGGAGGCGGGGGAGGACTGCGCCGCCGTCCTCCAGCAGTTGGCCGCGGTCTCCCGGGCCCTGGACCGGGCGGGGTTCAAGATCGTCGCGAGCGGCATGCGGCACTGCAACACCGCACGCGAGCGGGGCGAGGAGCCCGAGCTCACCGAGGAGGAGCTGGAGAAGCTGTTCCTGGCCCTGGCCTGAGGGTTCGTGGGCGCCGACCGGGTGTCGGGCGCCCGCGCGCCGCCTTTCGCGCGGAGTCCCCCTCCGGCCTCGACCGGAGCGTCTCCATGGCTTCTGGATACTCCCCCCAGTATACGGGGGCGGATATCGGGCAGTCCGGGTTCCCGCGTGTCCGGAGTCCCGGTCCGTCCACTGGATACCCCCGGGTGTATCCAGATCCACTCCCGCACCACCGAAGGAAGGAAACACATGAGTGACCACGGCATCGACGTGCGCGCCGTGCGCGTACTGCTCGAAACCGACCCCCGCGCCCTGATCGTCGACGTGCGCACCCCCGCCGAATACGAGGGCTCACACATCCCGGGGGCCGTCAACCTGCCGCTGGAGCAGGTGGACGCCCACCTGGAGCGCATCGTCGCCGGCGCGGGCGGCCGCCTCGTCCTGGTCTGCCGCTCCGGCAAGCGGGCCGGGCGGTGCCGGAACACGTTGGCGGGGGCGGGCCTGGGCGACACGGTCGTGCTGGAGGGCGGCATGAACGCCTGGGAGGCGCAGGGGGCGCCCCTGGAGCGCGGCCGCGAGAGATGGGCGCTGGAACGCCAGGTCCGACTGGTGGCGGGCGGCATCGTCCTGGGCTCGGTGCTCGCCTCCCCGGTGTGGTTCCCGGCGGTGGCGGTCGCCGGTGTCGTCGGTGCGGGGCTGGTCTTCGCCGCCGTCACCGACACCTGCGCCATGGGCATGGCCCTGTCCCGCCTTCCCTACAACCGGCCGAGCGGGGAGGTCGACATCGAGGACTCCCTGGCCCGCATCGCCGCCGGCCGATGAGCGCACGCGAACAGGGCCTCCCTCTGCCCTCTGGATACTCCCCCCAGTATCTGACCAGGGCTGACACGTCACACAGCACCCACCGGACAAGGAGCAGAGCATGCTGCTGGAACGCCTCTACGACGACGACCTCGCCCAGGCCGGCTACTTCGTCGGCTGTCAGGCCAGCGGAGAGGCCGTCGTGGTCGACGCCCGCCGCGACATCGACGACTACCTCGGACTGGCCCGCGCACACGGCATGCGCATCGTCGCCGTGACCGAGACCCACATCCACGCCGACTACCTCTCCGGCACCCGCGAACTCGCCGCGGCCACCGGCGCCACCGCGTACGTCTCCGGCGAGGGCGGTCAGGACTGGCAGTACGGATTCGACGCCGAACGGCTGCTCGACGGTGACGCCATCACCGTCGGCAACATCACGGTCCGCGCGAGCCACACCCCCGGGCACACGCCCGAGCACCTCTCCTTCCTGGTGACGGACGGGGCGTTCAGCCGCGACCCCGGCTACCTGCTCTCGGGTGACTTCGTCTTCGCCGGCGACCTGGGCCGTCCCGACCTGCTCGACGAGGCCGCAGGGGGGAGCGGCACCCGGTTCGAGGGCGCCCGCCAGCTCTTCGAGAGCCTGCGCCGGGTGTTCCTGAACCTGCCGGACCACGTCCAGGTCCTTCCCGGACACGGGGCGGGCAGCGCCTGCGGCAAGGCCCTCGGCGCTCTTCCGGCCACCACGGTCGGGTACGAGCGGCTCAACGCCTGGTGGGGTCCCTACCTGCGCGCCGGCGACATGGAGGGCTTCGTCGCGGAACTGCTCGACGGACAGCCCGACGCCCACGCCTACTTCGCGCGGATGAAGCGCCAGAACAGGGAGGGGCCCCGGGTCCTGGGCCGCCTCGCCCCGCCGCCCGCGCTCTCCGACGAGGAGGTCGGCAGGTCCCTGAACGAGGGCGGGAGCGTCCTCGTCGACACCCGGCCCCACGTCGAGGTCCACCGGGGCACCGTGGCGGGGGCGCTGAACATCCCGGGTCCGGACAAGGCCGCGACCTTCGGGGCCTGGGCCCACGACCCCGAGTCCGAAACCCGCCCCCTGGTGCTGCTCGCCGACGACGGGGACACCGCCCGCCGGGTGCGCGACCACCTGCTGCGGGTCGGCATCGACCACGTGTCCGGTTACACGACCAGCACGGAGGGCCTGCCGAGGACCGTGCCGCCGCGCGTCACCCCCGAGGAACTCGAACAGGCCGGTGCCGCGCTCCTGCTGGACGTGCGCACCAGGGGCGAGCACGCCGAGGGGCACATCCCCGGTTCGCGGCAGCTCAGCGCGGGCCGTGTGCTGTGGAACCTCGACGCGCTGCCGACCGACGGCACCATCGTGAGCTACTGCCAGTCGGGCGCCCGCAGTTCCGTGGCGGCCTCGGCTCTGCGCCGCGCGGGATACGACGTCGTCGAACTCGACCGGGGTTACGGCGCCTGGGAGGACTGGAGGCGGGACCGGGACGCGCCGGTGCGCGCTGGTGCCGACTGAGGCACGCGGCGGGGCCGCGCCCGCCGCCCCCGCAGCGGGGCGCGCGTGGGCGGGCGCCGCCCCCCGCGTCGTCCGGGCGGCCTCCGCGCTGTCCGGACCGCCCCCGCGCCCCACCATCCCCGAGCCATCGGCCGCCCGCGCCCGCCGCGGCGAGCCACGGAAGCGGAGTCAACATGGAGTTTCAGATCGTCCTCGCCCTGGGCCTCGCCGCGGTGGTGGGGCTCGCGCTCGGACTGCTCGGCGGAGGCGGTTCCATCCTGATGGTGCCGCTGCTGACCTACGTCGCGGGCATGGACCCCAAGGAGGCCATCGCCGCGTCCCTGTTCGTCGTGGGTCTCACCTCGCTCGTCGGCGCGCTCGCGCACGCACGCGCGGGAAACGTGCGCTGGCGTACCGGGCTGGTGTTCGGAGCCGCCGGGATGGCGGGGGCCTTCGTCGGCGGCGTGGTGGGAGCGCACGTTCCGGGCGCCCTGTTGATGACCGCCTTCGCCCTCATGATGGTCGCGACCGCCCTGGCCATGCTCCGGGGCGGGAACGCGACCCCCGGCCGGGGGTCGGACGCCGTGGCGCCGCCGCTGGGACGCGTCGTCCTCGACGGGGTGGTGATCGGCGCGGTCACCGGGCTGGTCGGCGCCGGAGGAGGGTTCCTCGTCGTGCCCGCCCTGGTGCTGCTGGGCGGACTGGCCATGCCGGCCGCCGTGGGCACCTCCCTGCTCGTGATCGGCATGAAGTCCTTCGCCGGACTCACCGGTTACCTGACCGCCGTGAGCCCGGACTGGGCCCTGCTCGGCGCGGTCAGCGCGCTCGCGGTGGCCGGTTCACTCGTCGGGGTGCGCCTGAGCTCCCGCGTGCCCGAAGCCGCCCTGCGCAAGGGGTTCGGCGGCTTCGTACTGCTCACGGGGGTGTTCGTGCTGATCCAGGGGCTCTTCGACCCCCTCGGCGCGGCCCTGGTCGCCGTGGCGGCGGGTCTGGCGGCCCTGGCCCTGGTGTGCCGCCTGGTCGGTGACCGCTGTCCCCTGGTCCCCCTCCTCCGGCCGCGCGCGGGATGAGCGGGATGACCGAGGCGGATACGCCCGGTCCGGTCGTGGCCCTTGTCCGGCCGCGCGGGACGATCCCTCCCTCCGCCGGAGGCGCGGCGGCCCCGTGCGGAGGCGGACGCCCGCGCGGTTGGCGGCGGCCCCGGCGGACGGGGCCCCGCTGCCCGCGAGGGCCGGTTCCGTCCGGGCGCGACGGGGTGCGCGACGCCCCGGGCCTCGGCCCGCCGATGCGGACCGAGGCCCGGGGCCGTCGGTTTCGGAGCCGGGGCGCCCGCGCGGGCGCGGTCGGCTCAGAAGCGGTCGACCAGGAGCTGTCCGTCGGCGGCGCGCTGGCCGCTCAGGCCGCTGCCGTAGTTGGCCTCCACCCGCGAGCGCTCGGAGGCGTTGGGGTAGCGGCTGGTGCAGTTCACGCCGCCGGTGGAGCCCGACATCAGCGACGAGCACGGGCCGGGCTTGGCGTCGGGCAGGCCCAGGCTGTGGCCGAGTTCGTGCGCGGCGATGCGCACCGCGTCGTAGCCCTGGGCGGTGCCCTGGCGGCCCATCCAGACGGTGACCTGTCCGCCCGGGCGCACCGGGCCCAGGTGGGCGCGGGGCCAGCCGTCGTCGGCGACGATCCGGATCTCGGCGCGCCGTCCGGCGGAGGCCGGTTCCAGGCGCACGTTGCTGACGCTGGAGTTCCACACGTTCACGGCCGAGGCGACGGCGGAGGTGTACTCCGCGGCCCTGCTGGCGTCGTAGTACAGGACGGTCTGGCGCAGCGGCTGGGTCTGCTCCGCGGGCGCGGCGGTGGCCGGCGCGGTGCCCACCAGCGTCAGCGCCAGGGCGCTCAGGGCGATCAGGACGGGCATGAGGACACGTCTCAGCATGGGGGTCTCCCGGGGGTGAGGGTGCTAATGTTGCCTGATGACCCGGTGGGGTCGGGTCGATGCTATGTGTAGCGGTGTGCCGCCACAAGATGTGCGGAGCGCCTAATTGAGGCACCGCGTACCGGCCCGGGGCCTCTGGGGGAGAGGGCGCCGTTCTGTCGCAGACCTCCGATAAAACGGAGGAATCCGTACGCCACGACCGCCGCGAGGTACCCCCTGATGGACCGCCCCTCCCTGCCCCTGCCGCCCGCCGACGACGCGTCGCACGTGCCCGGGATGCTGCTCCTGCGCACCGACCACGACGACGAGGCCTGGGACGACGTCCTCTCCCGCATGGGCGAACTGCCCGGCCTGGTGGCGCCCGCCCCCGGCCAGGAAGCCCCCGCGGTGTCGGA is drawn from Nocardiopsis dassonvillei subsp. dassonvillei DSM 43111 and contains these coding sequences:
- a CDS encoding metal-sensitive transcriptional regulator, yielding MVGDAITRLKRAQGQLSGVISMMEAGEDCAAVLQQLAAVSRALDRAGFKIVASGMRHCNTARERGEEPELTEEELEKLFLALA
- a CDS encoding rhodanese-like domain-containing protein produces the protein MSDHGIDVRAVRVLLETDPRALIVDVRTPAEYEGSHIPGAVNLPLEQVDAHLERIVAGAGGRLVLVCRSGKRAGRCRNTLAGAGLGDTVVLEGGMNAWEAQGAPLERGRERWALERQVRLVAGGIVLGSVLASPVWFPAVAVAGVVGAGLVFAAVTDTCAMGMALSRLPYNRPSGEVDIEDSLARIAAGR
- a CDS encoding MBL fold metallo-hydrolase, yielding MLLERLYDDDLAQAGYFVGCQASGEAVVVDARRDIDDYLGLARAHGMRIVAVTETHIHADYLSGTRELAAATGATAYVSGEGGQDWQYGFDAERLLDGDAITVGNITVRASHTPGHTPEHLSFLVTDGAFSRDPGYLLSGDFVFAGDLGRPDLLDEAAGGSGTRFEGARQLFESLRRVFLNLPDHVQVLPGHGAGSACGKALGALPATTVGYERLNAWWGPYLRAGDMEGFVAELLDGQPDAHAYFARMKRQNREGPRVLGRLAPPPALSDEEVGRSLNEGGSVLVDTRPHVEVHRGTVAGALNIPGPDKAATFGAWAHDPESETRPLVLLADDGDTARRVRDHLLRVGIDHVSGYTTSTEGLPRTVPPRVTPEELEQAGAALLLDVRTRGEHAEGHIPGSRQLSAGRVLWNLDALPTDGTIVSYCQSGARSSVAASALRRAGYDVVELDRGYGAWEDWRRDRDAPVRAGAD
- a CDS encoding sulfite exporter TauE/SafE family protein yields the protein MEFQIVLALGLAAVVGLALGLLGGGGSILMVPLLTYVAGMDPKEAIAASLFVVGLTSLVGALAHARAGNVRWRTGLVFGAAGMAGAFVGGVVGAHVPGALLMTAFALMMVATALAMLRGGNATPGRGSDAVAPPLGRVVLDGVVIGAVTGLVGAGGGFLVVPALVLLGGLAMPAAVGTSLLVIGMKSFAGLTGYLTAVSPDWALLGAVSALAVAGSLVGVRLSSRVPEAALRKGFGGFVLLTGVFVLIQGLFDPLGAALVAVAAGLAALALVCRLVGDRCPLVPLLRPRAG
- a CDS encoding snapalysin family zinc-dependent metalloprotease is translated as MLRRVLMPVLIALSALALTLVGTAPATAAPAEQTQPLRQTVLYYDASRAAEYTSAVASAVNVWNSSVSNVRLEPASAGRRAEIRIVADDGWPRAHLGPVRPGGQVTVWMGRQGTAQGYDAVRIAAHELGHSLGLPDAKPGPCSSLMSGSTGGVNCTSRYPNASERSRVEANYGSGLSGQRAADGQLLVDRF